The following are from one region of the Geoalkalibacter subterraneus genome:
- a CDS encoding sigma-54-dependent transcriptional regulator: MEKGKILVCDDEVDVQNLLRRLLEARGHGVECFGQGAALLKGLEEMEGALPDLVILDAKMPGLDGLEVLRRLKAAHAELPVVMMSAFATVRNAVDAMKLGALDYLIKPFSTDEVHSLVDSVIERNRLVSENRSLKAEIRRRFNPEQIIFKSEGFSRVFALARKVASSGAGVLILGESGTGKELIASTIHYSSERRDQRFLTINCAAITDTLLESQLFGHVKGAFTGAVANHRGLVEEADKGTLFLDEIGDLSPALQAKLLRLLQEKEFMPVGATRVRHADVRFVAATNKDLEKEVARGNFREDLFYRLNVVTLEVPPLRERRDDILPLAEHFVRKYAPEGQQKLSAEAARMLQGYHWPGNVRELENTIEMAVILAEGGRVEADCLPSKISNAQATEFVPPDAPVSLEDVERLYIAQVYRQTGGHKLKTSEILGIARKTLDRKLRQYGIDLPDSE; this comes from the coding sequence ATGGAGAAAGGAAAAATTCTCGTCTGCGATGACGAGGTGGATGTTCAGAATCTGCTGCGTCGCCTGCTGGAAGCGCGCGGGCACGGGGTCGAGTGTTTCGGGCAGGGGGCGGCGCTGCTCAAGGGACTTGAGGAGATGGAAGGCGCGCTCCCCGACCTGGTGATTCTCGACGCCAAGATGCCGGGCCTCGACGGGCTCGAGGTGCTGCGACGCCTGAAAGCGGCTCATGCCGAGCTGCCGGTGGTCATGATGAGCGCCTTTGCTACGGTGCGCAACGCGGTGGACGCCATGAAACTCGGCGCTCTGGATTACCTGATCAAGCCTTTCTCCACCGACGAGGTGCACAGCCTGGTCGATTCCGTCATCGAGCGCAATCGCCTGGTCAGTGAGAATCGCTCCCTCAAGGCCGAGATCCGCCGGCGGTTCAACCCGGAACAGATTATCTTTAAAAGCGAGGGGTTCAGCCGCGTGTTCGCATTGGCCAGAAAGGTGGCTTCCAGCGGGGCCGGTGTGCTGATTCTCGGCGAAAGCGGCACCGGCAAGGAACTGATCGCTTCGACGATTCATTATTCAAGCGAGCGGCGCGATCAGCGTTTTCTCACCATCAACTGCGCCGCTATCACCGACACCCTGCTGGAGAGTCAGCTGTTCGGCCATGTCAAGGGGGCTTTTACCGGCGCGGTGGCCAATCACCGCGGTCTGGTGGAGGAGGCTGATAAGGGCACGCTGTTTCTCGACGAAATCGGCGACCTGAGCCCGGCTCTGCAGGCCAAGCTGCTGCGACTGCTGCAGGAGAAAGAGTTCATGCCGGTGGGTGCGACCCGCGTGCGTCATGCCGATGTGCGGTTTGTCGCCGCCACCAACAAGGACCTGGAAAAAGAGGTGGCGCGGGGCAATTTCCGCGAGGATCTGTTCTATCGCCTCAATGTCGTGACGCTGGAGGTGCCGCCTCTGCGTGAACGGCGCGACGACATTCTGCCGCTGGCCGAACATTTTGTCCGCAAGTATGCCCCGGAAGGGCAGCAGAAGCTGTCGGCAGAGGCTGCGCGGATGCTGCAGGGCTATCATTGGCCGGGCAACGTGCGCGAGCTGGAAAACACCATCGAGATGGCGGTCATTCTGGCCGAAGGGGGGCGGGTCGAGGCCGACTGCCTGCCGTCTAAAATCTCCAACGCGCAGGCCACGGAATTTGTTCCTCCCGACGCGCCCGTGTCTCTCGAAGATGTGGAGCGGCTCTATATTGCCCAGGTCTACCGCCAGACCGGCGGCCATAAACTCAAAACTTCGGAAATTCTCGGCATCGCCCGCAAGACCCTCGATCGCAAACTGCGCCAGTACGGGATCGACCTGCCGGACAGTGAGTGA
- the hypA gene encoding hydrogenase maturation nickel metallochaperone HypA, which translates to MHELGITRNIVDIAEQHARQQGVTRVTSVRIEIGALSGVIPEAVEFAFEACTQGTLLEDAQLIIDRIAGRGRCDDCGRESEMDRYTFACPYCESFGMRTVQGEELRIIEMEVD; encoded by the coding sequence ATGCATGAACTCGGCATCACCCGCAATATCGTCGACATCGCCGAACAGCATGCGCGCCAGCAGGGCGTGACGCGGGTGACCTCGGTTCGAATCGAAATCGGCGCCCTGTCCGGGGTCATCCCCGAAGCGGTGGAATTCGCTTTCGAGGCCTGCACACAGGGCACGCTTCTGGAAGATGCGCAACTGATCATCGATCGGATCGCCGGGCGCGGTCGCTGCGACGACTGCGGCCGGGAAAGTGAAATGGATCGCTACACTTTCGCCTGCCCCTACTGCGAGTCTTTCGGCATGCGCACCGTGCAGGGCGAAGAATTACGAATCATCGAAATGGAGGTCGACTGA
- the hypB gene encoding hydrogenase nickel incorporation protein HypB encodes MCIDCGCGTNTAHHHHHHDHTHDHNHEGDRRTIRVEEDILSKNNRLAGNNRLLFAARKMLVLNLVSSPGSGKTTLLERTLRELGDRLRFAVLEGDQQTANDADRIAAAGAPVHQINTGAGCHLDAHMVGHGVEHFDLDATDLLMIENVGNLVCPAAFDLGEDHKVAVLSVTEGEDKPVKYPNMFHAADLMIINKTDLLPYLDFDVEKCKTYARQVNPNIEILELSCRTGEGMQAWYEWLMAGVEKKRS; translated from the coding sequence ATGTGCATCGATTGTGGCTGCGGCACGAACACCGCTCACCATCACCATCATCATGATCACACACACGATCATAACCACGAGGGGGACCGGCGCACTATCCGCGTGGAAGAGGACATCCTCTCCAAGAACAACCGCCTGGCCGGCAACAACCGCCTGCTGTTCGCCGCGCGCAAGATGCTGGTTCTCAACCTGGTCAGCTCTCCCGGCTCCGGCAAGACCACCCTGCTCGAACGCACCCTGCGCGAACTCGGCGACCGCCTGCGCTTCGCCGTTCTCGAGGGCGACCAGCAGACTGCCAACGACGCCGACCGCATCGCCGCCGCCGGCGCCCCCGTGCACCAGATCAACACCGGCGCCGGCTGCCATCTCGACGCCCACATGGTCGGCCACGGTGTTGAACATTTCGACCTCGACGCCACCGACCTCCTGATGATCGAAAACGTCGGCAACCTGGTCTGCCCGGCCGCCTTCGACCTGGGTGAGGATCACAAGGTCGCGGTGCTGTCCGTCACCGAGGGGGAGGACAAGCCGGTCAAATACCCCAACATGTTTCACGCCGCAGACCTGATGATCATCAACAAAACGGATCTGCTGCCCTACCTCGACTTCGACGTGGAAAAGTGCAAAACCTACGCCCGCCAGGTCAACCCGAACATCGAGATTCTGGAACTGTCATGCAGAACCGGCGAGGGGATGCAGGCCTGGTATGAGTGGTTGATGGCTGGGGTTGAGAAGAAAAGATCATAA
- a CDS encoding HypC/HybG/HupF family hydrogenase formation chaperone: protein MCLGIPMQIRSIDGDLAQCEIDGVTREASLMLLADPVSEGDFVLIHAGFAISKLDQQEAEETIALFRQILADGGGVE from the coding sequence ATGTGCCTCGGCATTCCCATGCAGATCCGTTCCATCGACGGCGACCTGGCTCAGTGTGAAATTGACGGCGTGACGCGCGAGGCGAGCCTGATGCTGCTTGCCGATCCGGTGTCGGAGGGCGATTTCGTGTTGATTCATGCGGGTTTTGCCATCAGCAAACTCGACCAGCAGGAAGCCGAGGAAACCATCGCCCTGTTCCGTCAGATCCTCGCTGACGGCGGAGGGGTGGAATGA
- the hypD gene encoding hydrogenase formation protein HypD yields MKYLDAFRDREVAIRLLERIGWLATEASSPMTFMEVCGTHTMAIHQHGIRGLLPTGIRLISGPGCPVCVTPVGYVDHAVALARREDVIIATFGDMVRVPGSSSSLHNEKARGADVRIVYSPLDAVALARKIPEKKVVFLGVGFETTTPTVAGAVLAAQSAGLDNFLILSAHKTIPGPMAVLASDPELQVSGYICPAHVSAIIGPAAYQPLVDELNVPCVITGFEPLDMLQGIEMLARQVIENRPRVENQYSRIVRADGNPRARAIMAQVFEPCDATWRGIGEIPASGLRLRDAFRAFDAARQITVDIEPPVEHPGCLCGEILKGKTTPRSCPLFGTICTPEDPVGACMVSSEGTCAAEYKYGV; encoded by the coding sequence ATGAAATACCTCGATGCCTTTCGCGACCGCGAAGTGGCAATCCGACTGCTCGAGCGCATCGGCTGGCTGGCGACTGAAGCCTCTTCCCCCATGACGTTCATGGAGGTGTGCGGCACCCACACCATGGCGATCCACCAGCACGGCATCCGCGGCCTGCTCCCCACAGGCATCCGGCTGATCTCCGGTCCCGGCTGCCCGGTGTGCGTGACCCCGGTGGGCTATGTCGATCATGCGGTGGCGCTGGCGCGCCGCGAGGACGTCATCATCGCCACTTTCGGCGACATGGTGCGCGTGCCTGGCTCAAGCAGCAGCCTGCACAACGAGAAGGCGCGCGGCGCCGATGTGCGCATCGTCTATTCGCCTCTCGACGCGGTGGCACTGGCGCGAAAGATTCCTGAAAAGAAGGTTGTTTTTCTCGGTGTCGGCTTCGAGACCACCACCCCGACGGTCGCAGGTGCCGTGCTGGCCGCGCAGAGCGCGGGGCTGGACAACTTCCTCATCCTTAGCGCCCACAAGACCATTCCCGGCCCCATGGCGGTGCTGGCGTCCGATCCTGAGCTGCAGGTCAGCGGCTATATCTGCCCGGCCCATGTCAGCGCTATCATCGGCCCCGCCGCCTATCAGCCGCTGGTTGACGAACTCAATGTCCCCTGCGTTATCACCGGCTTTGAGCCCCTCGACATGCTGCAGGGGATCGAGATGCTGGCGCGCCAGGTCATCGAAAACAGGCCGCGTGTCGAAAACCAGTACAGCCGCATTGTGCGTGCCGACGGCAACCCCCGTGCGCGGGCCATCATGGCGCAGGTGTTCGAGCCCTGCGACGCGACCTGGCGCGGCATCGGAGAAATCCCGGCCAGCGGCCTGCGCTTGCGCGACGCATTCCGCGCTTTCGACGCCGCCCGGCAGATCACTGTCGATATCGAGCCGCCGGTGGAACACCCCGGCTGCCTGTGCGGCGAAATCCTCAAAGGCAAAACCACCCCCCGCAGCTGCCCCCTGTTTGGCACCATCTGCACCCCGGAAGACCCGGTCGGCGCGTGCATGGTATCGAGTGAAGGGACTTGTGCGGCGGAGTATAAGTACGGGGTTTGA
- the hypE gene encoding hydrogenase expression/formation protein HypE: MKSDIILLGHGSGGKLSHQLLDDVIIPRLSGVAQKDQNDAAVLTSPGGRLAFTTDSYVVDPIFFAGGNIGDLAVNGTVNDLAMAGARPLYLSVGLILEEGLPISELEQVLDSMKAAAAAADVRIVTGDTKVVPRGKGDRIFINTAGIGTFEHDREILGSGARPGDRILVSGTLGDHGMAVLAGREGLELQSPIESDSAPLNFMVADLLSELGDALHVLRDPTRGGVATTLKEIALQSDVDLTLEETQLPVSDAVRGACAILGLDPLFVANEGKLLAFVAPQQSEAALQIMRRHPAGRQAAIIGEVTGQSAGKVFLRTAIGGLRSIEMLAGEQLPRIC; the protein is encoded by the coding sequence ATGAAATCCGACATCATCCTCCTCGGCCACGGCAGCGGCGGCAAGCTCAGCCATCAGCTTCTCGACGACGTCATCATTCCCCGCCTGTCCGGCGTGGCGCAGAAGGATCAGAACGATGCGGCGGTGCTGACTTCGCCGGGGGGGCGGTTGGCATTTACCACCGACTCCTATGTGGTCGATCCGATCTTCTTTGCTGGCGGTAACATCGGCGATCTGGCGGTAAACGGCACCGTCAACGACCTGGCCATGGCGGGGGCCCGCCCGCTCTATCTCAGCGTCGGGTTGATTCTCGAGGAGGGATTGCCGATCTCAGAGCTGGAGCAGGTGCTTGACAGTATGAAGGCCGCGGCAGCGGCGGCGGATGTGCGCATCGTCACCGGCGACACAAAAGTGGTGCCGCGCGGCAAGGGGGACAGGATCTTTATCAACACCGCCGGCATCGGCACCTTCGAGCACGACCGGGAGATTCTCGGCAGCGGCGCGCGCCCCGGCGACCGGATCCTGGTAAGCGGCACCCTGGGAGATCACGGCATGGCGGTCCTCGCCGGGCGCGAAGGGCTGGAGCTTCAATCGCCCATCGAGAGCGATTCGGCACCTCTCAACTTCATGGTCGCCGACCTGCTGAGCGAGCTGGGTGATGCGCTGCATGTGCTGCGGGACCCGACCCGCGGCGGCGTGGCCACCACCCTCAAAGAGATCGCGCTGCAATCCGATGTCGATCTGACCCTGGAAGAGACCCAACTGCCGGTCTCCGACGCCGTGCGCGGCGCCTGCGCCATTCTCGGCCTCGATCCCCTGTTTGTCGCCAACGAAGGCAAACTGCTGGCGTTTGTCGCGCCCCAGCAGTCCGAAGCGGCACTACAAATCATGCGCCGCCATCCCGCCGGTCGGCAGGCGGCCATTATCGGCGAGGTCACCGGCCAATCCGCCGGCAAGGTCTTTCTGCGCACCGCCATCGGCGGCCTGCGCTCCATCGAGATGCTGGCCGGCGAACAGCTGCCGCGCATCTGCTGA
- a CDS encoding MBL fold metallo-hydrolase: MMMFLEKIKSEGLAQLSYILGDNGRAAVIDPRRDCQVYVDLAYREGCKITHIFETHRNEDFVIGSCELAELTGAAIYHGAELPFEYGQTAREGDVFKFGSLELRVLSTPGHTFESLSFVLSDKDFSDEPLGVFTGDALFIGDVGRTDFFPDQAEKVAGLLYDSLFDKILPLGDEVLLYPAHGAGSVCGSGMASREFSTLGYERRHNPALQVQSREQFIERKLKEKHTLPPYFKKMEGYNLNGAPLLNGLPRPKPCDADEFDRAMKDGMLVIDTRSPEAFAGAYIPGSLAIPLDMLPAYAGWFVPYDQDIGLVLPRGSDWEAATRHLVRLGYDRVVAFLDQGMHEWETSGRQYDRIPAIYAGELKKRIDEQADFTLLDVRKPEEIEQGTLPGSTSIFLGDLPNSLEKIPDARPITAFCGSGRRAIIAASILKRNGFDQVEDCLGSMAACHAVGCRIST; this comes from the coding sequence ATGATGATGTTTCTGGAGAAGATCAAATCCGAAGGCCTCGCACAGCTCTCCTACATTCTCGGCGACAACGGCCGTGCCGCAGTCATCGACCCGCGTCGCGACTGCCAGGTCTATGTGGATCTCGCTTATCGCGAAGGATGCAAAATTACCCATATTTTTGAAACGCATCGCAACGAAGATTTTGTCATCGGTTCCTGCGAACTGGCCGAATTGACGGGTGCGGCGATCTACCATGGCGCAGAGCTGCCGTTCGAGTATGGCCAGACGGCCCGTGAAGGGGATGTCTTTAAGTTCGGGAGCCTCGAACTCAGGGTTCTTTCCACTCCCGGACATACCTTTGAAAGCCTCTCTTTCGTACTCAGCGACAAGGACTTCAGCGACGAACCTCTCGGCGTTTTTACCGGCGATGCACTTTTCATCGGCGATGTCGGCCGCACTGATTTTTTCCCTGACCAGGCCGAAAAAGTCGCCGGACTGCTCTATGACAGCCTGTTTGACAAGATCCTGCCCCTCGGTGATGAAGTGCTGCTCTATCCGGCACACGGGGCCGGCTCGGTGTGCGGCTCGGGAATGGCCTCCCGTGAGTTCTCGACGCTGGGATACGAGCGCAGGCATAACCCCGCTCTCCAGGTGCAAAGCCGGGAGCAGTTCATCGAGAGAAAATTGAAGGAGAAACACACCCTGCCCCCGTACTTCAAAAAAATGGAGGGCTACAACCTCAATGGCGCGCCGCTGCTTAATGGCCTGCCTCGGCCAAAGCCCTGTGACGCGGACGAGTTCGACCGGGCGATGAAAGACGGTATGCTGGTCATTGACACACGTTCTCCCGAAGCCTTTGCCGGCGCCTACATCCCGGGGAGCCTGGCTATTCCCCTCGACATGCTGCCGGCCTATGCGGGCTGGTTCGTCCCCTATGATCAGGATATCGGCCTCGTGCTGCCGCGCGGCAGCGATTGGGAAGCCGCGACACGCCACCTGGTGCGTCTGGGATATGACCGCGTGGTCGCCTTTCTCGATCAGGGAATGCACGAGTGGGAGACCAGCGGCCGACAGTATGACCGCATTCCGGCCATCTACGCCGGGGAGCTTAAAAAGCGCATCGATGAACAGGCCGACTTCACACTGCTCGACGTGCGCAAACCCGAAGAGATCGAACAGGGCACCCTGCCCGGTTCAACGTCCATCTTTTTAGGGGACCTTCCCAACAGTCTTGAAAAGATTCCCGACGCCCGACCCATCACCGCGTTCTGCGGCAGCGGCAGACGGGCCATCATTGCGGCATCGATCCTTAAAAGAAACGGCTTCGACCAGGTCGAAGACTGCCTCGGCTCGATGGCGGCCTGCCACGCGGTGGGATGCAGAATATCAACGTAA
- a CDS encoding YeeE/YedE thiosulfate transporter family protein — MIFRAGLCVSAFAVLLLTAASLALAQGEVEAQALNAGHGIFGFLYLKSWSPYAAGVGIGILSWFAFLLSDHPLGVSTAYARSSGMIETAIRGEKARRRPYYQKFAPEIDWEWMLVIGLIAGAALSAILSGDFAWRFVPGVWASHFGDGWLLRWFTAFIGGAIMGVGARWANGCTSGHALSGTMQLVLSSWVAAIGIFVGGIITALLIF, encoded by the coding sequence ATGATTTTTAGAGCAGGTCTTTGCGTGAGCGCATTCGCTGTTTTGCTGCTCACAGCAGCATCACTCGCACTGGCACAAGGAGAGGTTGAAGCACAGGCTTTGAATGCCGGACACGGGATATTCGGTTTTCTCTACCTCAAATCCTGGTCCCCTTACGCCGCAGGGGTCGGCATCGGAATCCTGAGCTGGTTTGCTTTTCTGCTGTCCGACCACCCCCTCGGCGTCTCAACGGCTTATGCTCGCAGCAGCGGCATGATTGAAACGGCGATTCGGGGCGAAAAAGCCAGGCGCCGTCCCTACTACCAGAAGTTCGCACCTGAAATCGACTGGGAATGGATGCTTGTCATCGGACTGATCGCCGGCGCCGCCCTATCGGCGATCCTGTCCGGCGATTTCGCCTGGCGATTTGTGCCCGGGGTATGGGCTTCCCACTTCGGTGACGGCTGGCTGCTGCGCTGGTTCACAGCTTTTATCGGCGGCGCAATCATGGGCGTTGGTGCCCGCTGGGCCAACGGCTGTACCAGCGGACATGCGCTGAGCGGAACCATGCAGCTGGTGCTCAGCAGCTGGGTTGCGGCTATCGGCATCTTTGTGGGCGGCATCATTACCGCCCTGCTGATTTTCTAA
- a CDS encoding DUF6691 family protein has protein sequence MLEKIHRNRAVQLFLGFVMGLLFGFFLQKGQVTKYEIIMNQLFLEDFTVVKVILTAVVTGMVGIFFLKRKGLARLHPKAGSIGSTVIGSLIFGVGFALLGYCPGTAAGAVGQGSLDALFGGVFGILAGCALYAVIYPWLERHILNLGSFGEITLPELFKADPLKVNAIVAGAILVVLVALEFSGY, from the coding sequence ATGCTGGAGAAAATCCACCGAAACCGGGCGGTGCAGTTGTTTCTCGGATTCGTGATGGGCCTTTTGTTTGGTTTTTTTCTACAGAAAGGTCAGGTCACCAAGTACGAAATCATCATGAACCAGCTTTTTCTTGAAGATTTCACCGTGGTCAAAGTGATTCTCACGGCGGTAGTGACCGGCATGGTCGGCATCTTTTTTCTCAAGCGCAAAGGGCTGGCTCGCCTGCATCCCAAGGCGGGCTCAATCGGCTCCACGGTGATCGGGAGCCTGATCTTCGGCGTAGGCTTTGCGCTGCTGGGCTACTGCCCCGGGACGGCAGCCGGCGCTGTCGGCCAGGGTTCGCTGGATGCACTGTTCGGCGGGGTTTTCGGGATCCTGGCCGGCTGCGCCCTGTATGCCGTGATCTACCCCTGGCTGGAGCGACACATTCTGAATCTCGGCTCCTTCGGCGAAATCACTTTGCCGGAACTTTTCAAAGCCGACCCGCTTAAAGTCAATGCAATTGTGGCGGGCGCAATCCTCGTCGTACTTGTTGCGCTGGAATTTTCCGGTTATTAA
- a CDS encoding arsenic resistance protein codes for MWRLLARVNQNLTLAIPVMMLAGFAVGVLFEVQGMRSMIIPLTFLMVYPMMVNLKIKKVFQGGDFKAQWLTQALNFGVVPFLGYGIAMLAFPDRPYMALGLVLASLVPTSGMTISWTGFARGNLEAAVKMTVIGLTLGSLATPFYVQWLLGAQIAVDMGAIMVNIALIVFLPMAAGFATQQFLVRRYGQQVFQQELSKKFPPLSTLGVLGIVFIAMALKARAIAAEPVTLLLILLPLLGFYFVNFLLSTLVGKWFLPRADAIALLYGSVMRNLSIALAIAMTAFGPAGSDAALVIAAAYIIQVQSAAWFVRLTDRVFGPVPEGQGQMAAAVQK; via the coding sequence ATGTGGCGTTTGCTGGCGCGGGTGAATCAGAATCTGACCCTGGCGATCCCTGTCATGATGCTGGCCGGGTTTGCGGTCGGGGTTCTGTTCGAAGTTCAGGGGATGCGTTCCATGATCATCCCCCTGACCTTTCTCATGGTCTATCCCATGATGGTCAACCTCAAGATCAAGAAGGTGTTTCAGGGGGGGGATTTCAAGGCCCAGTGGCTGACCCAGGCGCTGAACTTCGGCGTGGTGCCTTTTCTGGGCTACGGCATTGCCATGCTGGCCTTTCCCGACCGCCCCTACATGGCGCTGGGGCTGGTGCTGGCTTCGCTGGTGCCGACCAGCGGCATGACCATCTCCTGGACCGGCTTTGCCAGGGGCAACCTCGAAGCGGCGGTCAAGATGACGGTCATCGGCCTGACCCTGGGTTCGCTGGCGACGCCTTTTTATGTGCAGTGGCTGCTCGGCGCGCAGATCGCGGTGGATATGGGTGCTATCATGGTCAATATCGCGCTGATTGTTTTTCTCCCCATGGCGGCAGGGTTTGCGACCCAGCAGTTTCTGGTGCGGCGCTACGGCCAGCAGGTGTTCCAGCAGGAGCTTTCAAAAAAATTCCCGCCCCTTTCGACCCTGGGAGTGCTGGGCATTGTGTTCATCGCCATGGCGCTCAAGGCCAGGGCGATTGCCGCAGAGCCGGTAACACTGCTGCTGATCCTGCTGCCGCTGCTGGGTTTCTATTTTGTTAATTTTTTACTCAGCACGCTGGTGGGCAAATGGTTTCTGCCCCGCGCAGACGCTATCGCACTGCTCTACGGTTCGGTGATGCGCAACCTCTCCATCGCTCTGGCCATCGCCATGACCGCCTTCGGCCCGGCCGGTTCCGATGCAGCGCTGGTGATCGCGGCGGCCTATATCATCCAGGTCCAGTCGGCGGCCTGGTTCGTGCGCCTGACCGATCGGGTTTTTGGTCCTGTGCCAGAGGGGCAGGGGCAGATGGCCGCAGCTGTGCAGAAGTGA
- a CDS encoding DUF5320 domain-containing protein translates to MPGFNGQGPQGQGPRTGRGAGRCNSQTSPDAPVAGRGRGCGLGRGPGPGQGMGPGQALRRGRGAALRGRPNNLEQDGE, encoded by the coding sequence ATGCCTGGATTCAATGGACAAGGCCCGCAAGGGCAGGGACCCCGTACCGGACGTGGTGCGGGACGCTGCAACAGTCAAACTTCTCCCGACGCACCCGTCGCCGGCCGCGGCCGCGGCTGCGGGTTGGGCCGTGGCCCCGGTCCCGGCCAGGGAATGGGCCCGGGGCAGGCACTGCGCCGCGGACGCGGTGCGGCACTGCGGGGGAGGCCCAACAATCTGGAACAAGATGGAGAATGA
- a CDS encoding ATP-binding protein — translation MKQWVVLSGKGGTGKTSVTAALASLWKTPGVCVDADVDAANLHILLHPENRLREAFIGGKTAVCDPESCTACNQCGELCRFDAITYGHVNRLACEGCGLCVLACPQKALRLTDRVNGNWFEAQSSAGPLFYARLGAGEGNSGKLVGKLREKAREFALRNDSDWILIDGPPGTGCPTMAALTGNDAMLAVAEPSPSGLHDLERLLNLAQNFRVKAYVCINKEDLNTEMALKIRSLCDQRGVPVVGTIPYDPAVVEGARRGLPVVKWPESAAAHALRRLARHLDQLSFQDNEPGERSVAE, via the coding sequence ATGAAACAGTGGGTGGTGTTAAGCGGCAAAGGCGGGACGGGCAAGACTTCGGTGACTGCGGCGCTGGCCTCTTTGTGGAAGACGCCGGGGGTGTGCGTCGATGCTGATGTGGATGCCGCCAATCTGCATATTCTGCTGCACCCCGAAAACCGCCTGCGGGAAGCCTTTATCGGTGGCAAAACCGCGGTGTGCGACCCCGAGTCCTGCACCGCCTGCAATCAGTGCGGAGAGCTGTGTCGGTTCGATGCGATCACATACGGGCATGTCAACCGCCTGGCCTGTGAAGGCTGCGGACTGTGCGTACTGGCCTGCCCGCAGAAAGCACTGCGATTGACAGACCGCGTCAACGGCAACTGGTTTGAGGCACAATCGAGCGCAGGGCCGCTTTTTTACGCCCGCCTGGGGGCCGGGGAGGGCAACTCCGGGAAGCTGGTCGGAAAGCTGAGAGAAAAAGCACGTGAATTTGCCCTGCGCAATGACAGTGACTGGATCCTGATTGACGGACCGCCCGGCACTGGCTGTCCGACCATGGCGGCGCTGACCGGAAATGACGCCATGCTGGCGGTGGCGGAGCCGAGTCCTTCCGGGTTGCACGATCTGGAGCGGTTGCTGAATCTTGCGCAGAATTTCAGAGTTAAAGCTTACGTTTGCATTAACAAAGAGGATCTCAATACCGAGATGGCATTGAAGATCCGCTCCCTGTGCGATCAGCGGGGAGTGCCGGTTGTCGGCACCATCCCTTACGATCCGGCGGTGGTGGAAGGCGCACGCCGCGGGTTGCCGGTGGTCAAATGGCCTGAATCGGCGGCAGCCCATGCCTTGCGACGCCTGGCTCGCCATCTGGACCAGCTCTCGTTTCAGGACAACGAACCGGGCGAGAGAAGTGTCGCCGAATAA
- a CDS encoding P-loop NTPase, whose translation MNLCIVSGKGGTGKTTLSVSLAAWLAENLDDKQVMLLDCDVEEPNAHLYLTPPQVTQDPVSVLVPRWQKELCTHCGRCGKVCQFGAFAVLGDRIEIFSDHCHNCGVCSYVCPHQALPEHHHAVGRTLRGQVDGVDLIWGDLNVGEPRSTPVIEAVRRQAGAGTVIIDGPPGTSCGMVAAASGVDLALVVTEPTLFGRHDLELALDALRALEVPCAVVINKSLFGDAGVRSCCDRHNVPVLLEIPFRRDLAACSAQQGILHRFAPEFNALLAQLWNGLQQMARQGKVTA comes from the coding sequence GTGAATCTGTGCATTGTGAGCGGCAAGGGCGGCACCGGTAAGACCACGTTGAGTGTGTCGTTGGCGGCCTGGCTGGCAGAAAACCTGGACGACAAACAGGTCATGCTGCTCGATTGCGACGTGGAGGAACCGAACGCGCATCTGTATCTGACACCGCCGCAGGTGACGCAGGATCCTGTGAGCGTGCTGGTGCCGCGGTGGCAGAAAGAATTGTGCACCCACTGCGGGCGGTGCGGCAAGGTCTGTCAGTTCGGAGCCTTCGCGGTTCTTGGAGACCGCATCGAGATCTTTTCCGATCACTGCCATAACTGCGGCGTGTGCTCTTATGTCTGCCCGCATCAGGCGCTGCCGGAGCATCATCATGCAGTGGGTCGTACCCTGCGCGGACAGGTGGACGGGGTTGATCTGATCTGGGGTGATCTCAATGTGGGTGAGCCACGCTCGACCCCTGTGATCGAGGCCGTACGGCGGCAGGCGGGGGCGGGAACTGTCATTATCGACGGTCCGCCGGGAACCTCCTGCGGCATGGTGGCGGCGGCTTCCGGCGTCGACCTGGCGTTGGTGGTGACTGAACCGACCCTGTTCGGTCGTCATGACCTGGAGTTAGCCCTTGATGCGCTGCGGGCCCTGGAGGTGCCCTGTGCGGTGGTCATCAACAAGAGTCTTTTTGGTGACGCAGGGGTGCGTTCCTGCTGCGATCGGCATAACGTGCCGGTGTTACTGGAGATCCCTTTCCGGCGCGATCTCGCCGCCTGTTCAGCGCAGCAGGGTATCCTGCATCGCTTCGCTCCCGAATTCAATGCTCTGCTTGCACAGCTATGGAATGGATTGCAGCAGATGGCACGGCAGGGAAAGGTTACGGCATGA